ATAGCAACAGGACAAAAAACGACAGCAAAAAAACTGTCGGGATAAAAATAGAACTAGTACATAATTAGTTAATTAACAAATTAATATGGCAATTAAACAAAGATGTAAAGTAGAAGCCGGATTCAGCATGTCATCAATGACAGACATTGTCTTTTTGCTGCTGATTTTCTTTCTTGTTACATCTACACTTATAAATCCAAACGCGCTAAAGCTCCTGCTTCCAAAGAGCACAAATCAGATTTCCTCTAAGCAGCAGGTGAGCGTATCAATTAAGGATCACCAAGATACGCACACTTATACTTATCACATAAACGGAAATTTGCAGCCGCTTCCTTTTGACCAGGTAGAAGTTGAGCTTCAGGCGCTGCTTCAAAACACGGACGATCCAACATTCACAATTCTTGCGGACCAAAGTGTCCCAATTGAGAAAGTTGTTGAACTAATGAATATTGCAAAGCGCAATAAGTATAAGGTAATTCTTGCTACAGCACCTGAGGATTAGCATTTTATGAGAGAATCACTGAAACAGCAAAAATATGACAAGCAGGGTAAACAAATTGGTGTTTGCCTCACTATTGTTGTGCATGCGCTGCTGTTTTTAGTGCTTGGGGTAAATGGATTTAAAATGGTTTATCCGCCACCTGCGGAGAAGGGAATCCTGTTGGAAATCCCGACGGAAGAGATTACAGTTGAGCAATTTAAGAATGGAGGAACTGAGCCGCGCGCTCCAAAAGCAGACCCTAATAAAGAGATAAAGCTGGTGCAAAAATCTGAGGCTCAAGTTGTTGGCAAGAAGCAAAATTCAGGAGTAGCAACTACTTACGGAGATAAGGGAGATGTTGCAAAATATGAACCTGCACGTAAAACAAAAATTGACAGGCGCGCTCTTTTCACATCTGAAGACAATCACTCAAAGGAGGAAGCAGCTCAAACTGCGCGAGTTGTATCAAATGCTCTTAAGGCAGGACATCCGGAGGGGAATACTAACAAGGGAGCCGTGCGGGGAGAACCATCTGTAAGACTGGAGGGACGCAGCACCGTAGGTTCCTTGCCTAAGCCTGCATATACAGTTAATAAAGAGGGAGTTGTAGTAGTTAAAATAATGGTGGACCAATATGGAAAAGTCACCAATGCAATTCCGGGACAAAGCGGAACTACCGTCTCCGATCCAACTCTTTGGGCCGCCGCAAAAAGTGCTGCGCTAAAGGCGCGCTTTAATGTAAGCTCCTCAGCCGCTGCAGTTCAGACCGGCACAATCACATACATCTTTAAATTGAAATAAACGCACAATAGCGCTGTTTGTTAATCTTTGCTAACTTGCGGTGATTTAATTCATCCAATGTGATGCCGGAAGAGCAAAAAAATATTGAACAGCAGACTGAAAAACAGCATGATAAAGTAGAGCAACACCCTCAAAAGAAGAGCAATAATTTTTTCTCATACTTCACAAAGGAGAATGCTAAAAAGTTTATTCACGATAATGTAACCCATTCTACTCAATCAAATGCAGTAATCGCAATATCAATTGGTTATGGAGTGTTCTGCGGCTGCATTCCTTTGTGGGGGCTGCAGCTGATTTTTGCAGGAATTACCGCACACTTCATGAAACTGAATCCGGTAATTGTAATGGCCTTCACACTAATTACGCTTCCCCCTATCCTTCCATTTGTCATCCTTGCAAGCATTGTTGTTGGAGGATGGGTAAGCGGCAAACCAACGTTTATTGATTTAGCTCAGATTGACGGCAAGGTAATGTACTCATACCTAATGCAATACCTTATCGGGAGCATAGTACTTGCTATTAGCGCCGGACTAGTTTTTACAGCCGGTTCATGGCTGCTTTTGAAAATTTTCAGAACAAATACCCAAACTTCTTAAGCTCCTGCTTATTCTCTCTCCACGCAGGGTCCACCTTAACAAAAATCTTTAAGAAAACTTTTTTGTCAAAGAATTTTTCCATCTCTTTACGGGCCTGAGTACCAACTTTTTTCAAAGCCGCTCCCCCTTTGCCTATTATAATTCCTTTCTGAGATTCCCGCACAACATTTATAATTGCCTCAATGGAATAAATCTTCTCCTCTTCCTTAAAAGAATCAATCACAACCTCTGCGCAATAAGGAATTTCCTTAGTGTAATTTTCCAAAATTTTTTCTCTTAAAATTTCAGAGGCAAAGAAACGTAAATTTCTGTCGGTGAACACATCACGGTCATACCATGCATGCTGCTGCGGCAAGATGGAAACAATTTTTTTAAGCAGAATATCCGTATTGAATTTATTAAGCGCAGAGATAGGAAGTATCTCCGCCTTTGGTACAAGACGATGCCATTTTTCTACCAGCGCATCTACAACGGCAGGTTCTGTTTTATCAATCTTGTTAACAACAATCAGAACAGGAACGGAGAGCAGGTTAAGTTTTTTAACATACTCTTCATTCTTTTCCGATTTTTCATAAACATCTGTAACGTAGATAATTATATCAGCATCTCCGATAGCCGAATCCACAAACTGCATCATTGCTTCCTGCAGTTCATAAGAGGGTTTAAGTATTCCCGGCGTATCAGAAAAAACAATTTGATAATCCTTGCCGTTAACAATCCCCATTATCCTGTGGCGCGTTGTCTGCGCTTTTGCAGTAACAATAGAGAGCTTCTCA
The window above is part of the Bacteroidales bacterium genome. Proteins encoded here:
- a CDS encoding biopolymer transporter ExbD; amino-acid sequence: MAIKQRCKVEAGFSMSSMTDIVFLLLIFFLVTSTLINPNALKLLLPKSTNQISSKQQVSVSIKDHQDTHTYTYHINGNLQPLPFDQVEVELQALLQNTDDPTFTILADQSVPIEKVVELMNIAKRNKYKVILATAPED
- a CDS encoding TonB family protein, with product MRESLKQQKYDKQGKQIGVCLTIVVHALLFLVLGVNGFKMVYPPPAEKGILLEIPTEEITVEQFKNGGTEPRAPKADPNKEIKLVQKSEAQVVGKKQNSGVATTYGDKGDVAKYEPARKTKIDRRALFTSEDNHSKEEAAQTARVVSNALKAGHPEGNTNKGAVRGEPSVRLEGRSTVGSLPKPAYTVNKEGVVVVKIMVDQYGKVTNAIPGQSGTTVSDPTLWAAAKSAALKARFNVSSSAAAVQTGTITYIFKLK
- a CDS encoding DUF2062 domain-containing protein, whose product is MPEEQKNIEQQTEKQHDKVEQHPQKKSNNFFSYFTKENAKKFIHDNVTHSTQSNAVIAISIGYGVFCGCIPLWGLQLIFAGITAHFMKLNPVIVMAFTLITLPPILPFVILASIVVGGWVSGKPTFIDLAQIDGKVMYSYLMQYLIGSIVLAISAGLVFTAGSWLLLKIFRTNTQTS
- the era gene encoding GTPase Era, with amino-acid sequence MNKSGFVNIIGNPNVGKSTLMNVLVGEKLSIVTAKAQTTRHRIMGIVNGKDYQIVFSDTPGILKPSYELQEAMMQFVDSAIGDADIIIYVTDVYEKSEKNEEYVKKLNLLSVPVLIVVNKIDKTEPAVVDALVEKWHRLVPKAEILPISALNKFNTDILLKKIVSILPQQHAWYDRDVFTDRNLRFFASEILREKILENYTKEIPYCAEVVIDSFKEEEKIYSIEAIINVVRESQKGIIIGKGGAALKKVGTQARKEMEKFFDKKVFLKIFVKVDPAWRENKQELKKFGYLF